The DNA segment ACATCCAGCTGGTCAAGCAGACCCTGAAGTTTATCCACCTGTCGGCGTTCGCCCATGAGGTGGACTACGCAGTGGAATGACAAGGGCGGACCCGCCCTCCGGACGGGCCGCTCGGAAGATATAACAGAACTCTTGCAGCACGTATTCCACAGAAGGGAGACTGATTATGGGAGAAAAGAGCGCAATTCGTTTTGATGGCCGCGTGGCCATCGTAACCGGCGCGGGCGGCGGCCTGGGCCGCGTGTACGCCCTGGAGCTCGCCAAGCGCGGGGCCAAGGTGGTCGTCAACGACTTCGGCGGGGCTCGTGACGGCTCCGGCGCAGGCGCCGCGGGTCCGGCGGACAAGGTCGTCGATGAGATCAAGGCACTGGGCGGAGAAGCCGTGGCCAATTACGACAGCGTCGCCACCGCAGAGGGCGGTGCGAACATTGTCAAGACGGCCATCGACGCCTTCGGGAAATTGGACATCCTTATCAACAATGCAGGCATTCTTCGGGACAAGGGTCTCCTCAAGCTGGAGCCGGAGAACTGGCAGATCGTGCTCGACGTTCATCTGACCGGCGCCTACAACGTGACCCGCCCGGCCTTCGGCGCCATGAAAGACAACGGATTCGGGCGGATCGTCATGACGACCTCCGCAGCGGGACTGTACGGCAATTTCGGCCAGACGAACTACAGCTCGGCCAAACTGGGTCTCGTAGGCTTCATGAACACCCTGAAGCTGGAAGGCGGGAAGTTCAACTTCAAGGTCAACACCATTGCCCCGATCGCCGCTTCGCGGCTGACGGAAGACATCCTGCCGCCGGACATGCTGGACAAGCTGAAACCGGAGTACGTGTCCCCCATCGTCCTGTACCTCTGCTCGGAAGAGTGTGGGGACACCGGCCACGTCTACAACTGCGGCGCCGGCTTCTACAATCGCGCCGCCATCATGACGGCCCCGGGCGTTGTTCTCGGCGGCGGAACGAAGATCCCCTCCGTTGAAGACATCTCCGTCAACTGGGCGAAGATCGCCGATCTGAAGGGTGCCAGGGAATACAGCAACCTGAACGAACTCGTTCTCGGTGACGTCCTCGCGGCCCTGGAGGGGAAGAAGGAAGCCCCGAAGAGCAGCAGTGGATTTGCCGCGGTGAAAGATGTCTTCGCTGCCATGCCCGGTGCCTTCCAGGCGGGTGCGGCCACAACAGACGTGGTGTTCCAGTACTGCATCTCCGGCGACGGCGGCGGCGACTGGTACGCGGAGATCAAGGGCGGTGCCCTGACCGTGGCGGCTGGAACCCATGCGAGCCCCGGCTGCACGCTGAAGATGGCCGCCGGCGACTATATCGATCTCATGAACGGGAAGATGAACGCCATGAAGGCCTACACCTCCGGCAAGCTGAAGATTGAAGGCGACCTGATGAAATCGCAGCTCCTGGAGAAGCTGTTCAAATTCTGAGGCGGGATCCTTCGGGACGAACGATTCGAAAATGCGAACGCAATACACGTGAATGAAGGAGGTAAGACAA comes from the Syntrophales bacterium genome and includes:
- a CDS encoding SDR family oxidoreductase; the encoded protein is MGEKSAIRFDGRVAIVTGAGGGLGRVYALELAKRGAKVVVNDFGGARDGSGAGAAGPADKVVDEIKALGGEAVANYDSVATAEGGANIVKTAIDAFGKLDILINNAGILRDKGLLKLEPENWQIVLDVHLTGAYNVTRPAFGAMKDNGFGRIVMTTSAAGLYGNFGQTNYSSAKLGLVGFMNTLKLEGGKFNFKVNTIAPIAASRLTEDILPPDMLDKLKPEYVSPIVLYLCSEECGDTGHVYNCGAGFYNRAAIMTAPGVVLGGGTKIPSVEDISVNWAKIADLKGAREYSNLNELVLGDVLAALEGKKEAPKSSSGFAAVKDVFAAMPGAFQAGAATTDVVFQYCISGDGGGDWYAEIKGGALTVAAGTHASPGCTLKMAAGDYIDLMNGKMNAMKAYTSGKLKIEGDLMKSQLLEKLFKF